The genomic region GTAGTAGCCGGCGGTGACGATGTAGCCGCGCACGAGGATCTCGCCGGGGACCGACACCGGCTGGTCCGCGCCGGTCTCGGGATCGATGATGCGGATCTCGTAGCCCGAGCCGGGATAGCCGTTGGCCTCCACGCATTGCTCCTCGGTGGAGTCGAGGAACGAGAAGGTCACGCCGATTCCCACCTCGCTCATCCCGAAACCGGTCATGAGATTGCCGAACGTCCGCCGGGCGCGCCGGGCGATGGGGATCGAGCTGGACATGCCGGTGCCGCATATGCCGGTGCGCACGCTCGACACGTCGCGCGGGCGGCGCTCCTGGGCGTCCAGCAGGGCCTGGTAGTGGGTGTCGAAGCCGTGGATGATCGTCGCCCGCTCGCTCGCCACGAGGTCGAGGCACTCGTGGGGATCGAAGGTCTCGGTCAGCACCTGGCGCGCGCCCCGGATCAGCGACATGAGCGGCCCTTCGAGGAAGCCGAAGGCGTGGAAGAGCGGCAGGTACATGAGGATCACGTCGTTGATGGTGATGGCCATGCGATCGCCGTGGTCCCAGGTGTTGCGGATCATCCGGTGGCTGTGCACCGCCCCCTTGGGGAAGCCGGTGGTGCCCGACGTGTAGAAGATGAAGGCGGTGTCCTCGGGATCGACCCGGCGCGCCCGCTCGCGGAGGGCGTCGGGGGTGACCGCCCCCCCGCGCTCCACCATCTCGCGCCAGCCGGTCACGCCGGCGTGCGCCCCGTCCGACAGCGCCACCACGTGACGCAGGCACGGCAGGCGCGGGTCGGCCGCGGCGCCGAGCGCGGGCGCCACGTCGCGCATCATGCCGAGGTAGTCCACCGGGCCCGAGCGATCGGCCAGGAGCACCGCGGCGGCGTCGGATTGGGCCAGCACGTAGGCGGTGTCCTCGGTGCGGAAGCGCGTGTTCACCGGCACCAGCACCGCGCCGATCTTCATGATCGCGAACATCGCGTCGATCCACTCCGGCCGGTTGACCATCCAGAGCGCGACCTTGTCGCCGGGGGCGATGCCCAGGGTGAGGAGGCCCCGCGCCACCGCGTCGACGCGGGCGTCCAGATCGGCGAACGTCCACCGCCGGCCCTGGAAGGCCAGCGCTTCTCGCGGGCCCCACTGGCGCGCCGCCCGCTCGGGGAGGAGCCCGATCGTCTGCTTCACGTACCAGTCGCCCATGATCGCCTCCCTCTTCGTAGCCCCGGCGCGACGATGGAGGGAATCGTATGCCGCGCCTCCGCCTCCGCGCAACCGGCCACGGTCGACGCACGCCGGCGCCGGCCCCTCACCCCCCGAGGTCGTCCAGCAGGGCCCGGGCGGCGCGCAGGTCCGGCAGGTCGAAGCCCTCGGTGAACCAGCTGTAGATGCCGGCGAGCGTCCGGCGGGCGTCCTCGCGCCGGCCCTGGTCGCGGAAGAGACGGGCGAGGCTCGTGGCCGCGCGCAGCTCGAGCGAGCGCAGCTCCCGGCCGCGCGCCATCTCGACGGCGCGCTCGAAGCACCGGGCGGCCTCCTCTGGCGGCTCGGAGGACATTCGCCGCAGCTCGCCCTCCACGCGATACACCTCGGGGCCATAGAGCCCGGTCGCCGCCGCGTCGCCGAGCGCGGCCAGGACGGCGAGGCCCTGCCGGGGCGCCTCGAGAGCGCCGTAGAGCGATGCGATGGTGCAGCTGCCGATCACCGAGCGCCACGTCCGCATGATCTCCCGCGCCTGTCCCTTGCGGAGCGCGTCCAGGACCGTGGCGTCGGGACGCTCGTCACGGATCACGTGCAGCAGGGCGGCCATGCCGATGTCCCAGCCGTGAAAGCCGTTCGCTTCCGCAACCGCCATGCAGCGCTGCCCCGCCGCGGCGGCGGCTCGGCGGTCGCCGCTCAAGTAGTAGATCCAGGCCACCATCCCGAACGTCATCGTCGAGGTCATCGGGTGGGCCAGCGTGTCGGTGAGGCGGATCGCCTCGTGGGCCGCCGCGATGGCGCGCTCGGGATAGCCCAGGGCCCACTGGCTCGCGGCCAGGAAGTAGCGGCAGCACGCGCCGGGGTCGTGACCGCCGTACACCGATGCCATGCCGGC from Candidatus Methylomirabilota bacterium harbors:
- a CDS encoding AMP-binding protein, which translates into the protein MGDWYVKQTIGLLPERAARQWGPREALAFQGRRWTFADLDARVDAVARGLLTLGIAPGDKVALWMVNRPEWIDAMFAIMKIGAVLVPVNTRFRTEDTAYVLAQSDAAAVLLADRSGPVDYLGMMRDVAPALGAAADPRLPCLRHVVALSDGAHAGVTGWREMVERGGAVTPDALRERARRVDPEDTAFIFYTSGTTGFPKGAVHSHRMIRNTWDHGDRMAITINDVILMYLPLFHAFGFLEGPLMSLIRGARQVLTETFDPHECLDLVASERATIIHGFDTHYQALLDAQERRPRDVSSVRTGICGTGMSSSIPIARRARRTFGNLMTGFGMSEVGIGVTFSFLDSTEEQCVEANGYPGSGYEIRIIDPETGADQPVSVPGEILVRGYIVTAGYYKRPEETARAIDRDGWFHTGDMGLLRPDGHMRFLGRYKDMLKIGGENVDPMEVEAFLTTHPAINAASVVGLPDARLSEVAVAFVQLAAGCALSEQEVIAHCRGRVASFKIPRHVRFVDEFPMTSSGKVQKVKLRERARHEWPAGPAGRSELEPAPPARA